TTGAGTCAGCGCCACAGGCCTTCTGCTGGTCGAATGTTGCATGTATGGGTGGCAGTGAAACAGAGTTGTGCAGTGGGATTGTGCAGTGGGTTTCTGTGGTGATGTCTCCGTCGTCGCGCTTACATCCGCATTcggtctggtttggttgcATaaggctgtctggtggcttaaTGGCTGAGAGATCAACCTGAGATCCGGGGAAACAGGAACCGTTGACCTGTCAAAGGCCAACCTCCTCTgctcacaccagacacaaggATTGCTCAGGGGCCGGCAGATTTTTACTTTGGGGCTGGGGGGTGCTCCTGATGTTCCCATTGCCATTTTAGGCGGGCATCTCCGCTACCATGCCATATGTCTTGGACTGCGTTGCACCTTGTGGGGAGCTCGCCGCCCCATAGAGCCCCCGGCAATTGACCTGAAAGCCTAGCACTGTACTTGTCTACAAGCAACACACGCACTAAAAAGAAGCATTTTTGCCACTATAATATATGGGTTACCAGTAGATTAGTGCAACAAATATAGTAGTATAGAGCTCTATTATGCTTTGTGAGATTTTCACTTAGCTTAGCTATTAGGTGGCATAGGTCTCTATGTAGTAGTATGTAATGTAGATGTTTGTTTCTCTTAAGATTCTAGTGACATAAATTGCCGCCTAAGATAGTTATGTGTAGATTTAAGTACTAATAATCTCATTGGATTATTACCCTTGACGGCCTGTCTTCACAAGGTGCCACGCAGTCCAAGAGATAGTATTTGATTCACATgcaatgttgaccagacattttcaGTGCAAATGCATTTGATGGGAGGGAGATTGCTCGGAGTGCTGTAAGttttgctccatgtctggtgcttttTACCCCCAGCCACTAAAGCAATGCAAGGTACCTGGCtaccaaccagactgcttgTGCTGAGTCTGGCAGGACCTGACCAGGTGCCAgatttgatgtctggtctggtgtttcaGGATTGCTTTGGGGGGTGGGGGTGGGGAGGGCGGGGGGGGGGCGACTCATTTGTGCTTCGGGCGGCGTTTTGCCCCAGCCACCAACAGCTACTTCCAGATGCCAGACCGTTGACATGTAATCGCTACATGTCAAGCATCCATGAGTTTATCCTTGGAGAGCAATCGCCATGCTCGCTCGGACCAAGCCCCCACTTCCTAGGAAAATTTAGGGACTAACACCCTGTCCTTGCCTGCATGTGCAGTGCTGCAATTACCATTGCCAGTCCGGCAGCGCATCCGCTGTCCTGCTGGGCGAAGGAGACATGGATAGAGTCTAtcactggtctggttggtagCCAGGGacttggcaccagacagctctTCAAAAGGTGGCTGGACGTGGCGCTGGGTAGCTAGTGGGCCAACCCGCCCCCTGTCCATACTGAGCCTGGCCGCCCGGACAATCCTCAGATCAATTATTTACATATCTCGGCTACGCTGAAGATGAGATGTCTGGTTCTGTGGATGCAGGTCGACTGGCCTAAAATGGCAAAGAGGCGTGTATGTGCGTGCATGTGTGGTGGGACGCCTGCACTGCCCCCAAGCAAAAATCGACTGCCCACCAACTCCTTTCCAGCGGGAGCAAACGGCGTCAATGCCGCTTGTCACGCAACTTTCTTGATAAAACACAAACTAGTCCATTTCCAGTTGCGCAACAGTTGCATTTCATCCCAAGGCCGTTTGCTAGTCCCTACATCACTACTGCAGTACACATTTTCTGTGGCGTCTGTGATTAACCCAATGCGTCCTGGTGATAATGTTGGCACATACTTTTGCCGTTGGACAAGTATCCCGCCCGGCGGAAACTACATCCCACAATGAACAAGTATCTTAGAGTTGGCTGTATGTATGTTCCCTTGGGAACATTCGTCAGAATTCTTGTTCTTCTATTAGAAAATTGCTTCAAATAAGATGAATTTGCTGTACTTGGTAATATAATGCACCAAACATCCTATAGGCCTGTCCTAAGGCGGTGACGGATCCGAAAATCCGGTTCCGCCCAAACCAAGCAATATTGAATTGACACAGCAGTCATTCTGCCCAGAAGCAAGTACGAGCTTCCAGCTCCATATGACTATCATTTGAACGTGTGAGTGAGTGGCTTGGCTCAATGTTACCAGACTCTATCCCAATGCTGGTCTATGGTGCATACTTGTCATGCTCATCGGCAACCAATGAACCCACGTGTGCGGTGGATCTTTTGTGCATTCGTGGGCAACCAATAAACCGACATGATGATACGTGCTTTATAtagtaacattgaacagaTCCACCGCACACGGAGCTTTATTGGTTGTGGCATGAGGACTAGCAATTGCGATATGcatgcagtctggtcgcTTGTTGGTTCTAACTTGACGCTTTGTAGTTTTGATCCTTGTACCCCCAAACTCACAAAAGGACCACAAGCAAAATTTCCAAGGGCTTTCCAGTACAGCTCAACCCTGCCTATGACTGACTGCAGACctgaaaaaaagaaaacattaTTTACAGATGAGGCCAGCATCTGTCACCACGCTAAATCAACTTGCGCCATGACCCGTTAGGGGGGGACCATTGATCCTAAGGACGCGTCCAGACAGGACTATTGGTGCCTGATCCGCCCCTGTTACCATGTCCTTTCAAAATGAGCAGATGATCAGAATACCATTGTATCGGGGTTTCCGGTATAGGGACAATTCAATTTTGATAGACTCTCTTGAAAGGTCGTTCGTCGTAAGTAATACGGACAAAAGAGCGCCAAGCAGACATCCCACTAACACGGGTTGAATTGGCTCGGGAGGGGGCCCTTCATTTCATCTAATTTGACGAAAATTGCCAGCGTTTTAGTATTTTATACATTAATGGAACTAAATATTTACTTATCTAGTATTATGTAGCATACAGATTGCATGCCCAGTCCGAAATGCGCAATCTTCACGGAACCCCATGTATTTTATAGTAGTTGCCTTGGTACGGGTTGTTCTCACCAGGCGTACCGCATTACTTCTttcaaaaaagaaatgaaTGGCTTGTGGTGGATGCCCATTATGCCACCAAACGAGCCCAGATTTTCTTTGGAGAATTCCAATGCCTTACACAAACACTGGGATATGATTGAAGCGAAAGTTTCAGACTGTTCGAGTACGTTCTCTTGCACTACCTCTCTGTGCCTATTGCAGAAAACAGTGCTAACGCTAAACGTGTTCAGGATGTCACTTGTTGACAAGTCTGGCAATACTAGTGAGCTAACACCTTTTGCTATTTGACTCGCTTGAATACTAAAGGATATTTTGGAGTTTCCAGACAAGGTTCAGCCGAAAGTTTGTACTCATGTAGCGATAAATTCGTAAGAAAATTACATAaaagcagcaacaatggTGATGTATAATCCAATAGAAGCCAAATCATGTAAAGCCCCAATGCAGTGGTGTACATTGGTCTGGTTATTCGGCGCAGATGGGGAGTGTCCATGGCAAATATGCACGTCTGGCATTCCACATCTAGTGTCAGACACGGCGCTCTATCTGTGGCTACTTTAGTTGTCAATGCTGTGCTTCCTAAATATGTAATATAATATCACAACTATCCAGGCTGCAGCTAACTACGGGTCCATTGAACAGTGGATCCGTCCTTGTATGGAGATAACTAGCTGCTTCATTGAGGCCTAAGCAAGCTTCTTGCAGCGGCTGATTGAGGCATCCAGTGTTTGATAGCTACCGAGATTTTTTTTATAGCTCCAGCCATTGTATCATAGTTGCTGATATCATCATCGTTGAGAAGAGGCTTCACTGTCCGGGCCAACGCTTCACAAGAAAAATTCTGCTGGCTACAGCGGAGTGCTGACGCGCCCGGCGGACCCCAGAATGCCAAAATGCTACAAGCTCGGGAATATTTGGTAGACTCTCCCGGACGTGGGCTATATGGACTTCCTAGGAAGTCCAGTGGCAGTGGTGAGGGCCAGGCACCCCTTAGACGTCAGGATGGTTTGATGATGCAGCGCAGCCCAGTACCAATTGCGCACTATTTGGGTGATTAGTTTGGGCCCTCGCCTCGTGGGCAGATCATCCAAGTATAGTACTAATGCCTATGCCATATGGCCGAGTTGCTTGGTTCTACGTTTGTAGATAGCCCGTGGCTGAGACCGTACTAGGTTTGGTGGCCTCatgtgcttcaatgttgcttgtTACGATACATTTTAGGGCTTCGGGTGCCTTTGCCACCTGCGCCaaaaggtcaactggtctaGCCACAACGTTGCACGTGGTTACTTGTGACTCCAGTCTGTAAATAGGTTCTATATACCATATTCTAGCACGTAACACTTAAGGCCGAAAACTTTACGCATACTTCTTCGGAATCCTGCCATATACATGGCTAACTCAGTAGATCTCTGCAGCCTTTGTATGCTTAATGTGGTGTTATATTTCATTGGACCAAAGGGCAGCTGTACTTCAGTTACTATCAATTTTTAAAGCCATTAGTAGAAACATAAAAAGAGGACAAATCTCGAACGCCATCTAAGCTCCGTAGGGCCTGGCACTTGCTTAAGCGTAACACTTGCTTGTGTACTACGTTATGTATTTAACGTCTCACTTCATCATCAGATGCTCAAGGTGACTATCCCATAAGTTCAAGCATTCCAAAAGCGCGGTTGCCATTCGAGGAGAGTCGCCGAACCAGGCacttgacaacttcatcCTTCCAGCATATGTCCCAATGTAACTGCTGTGCAATCATGTTACACCGGATGATTAGTTGCCAACAGTAGGTCAGGTACTGGATAAGTTCCTCCTTGTTATCATAGTGCAACGGATTGTCAAGCACATGCCCAAGCCTTCCATAAATGTCAATGTCGGCAAAGCTGAAAATTGCTTGTACTATATCGTCTGGGAGTCCTCTTGAGAGTAAATTGCGATGGATGGAAGAAAGGAGTCCAGAATTGAAGTATTGGTGCTttttttcatcttttctAGTTCTTGAAATGAATTCAGGAAAAGACACGAAGCCCCCAGTAGatgcaccagttgacgacGAATGGCTATTGTACCACTCCACCTGTTCGTCAGTCACACGGAAGAACTCTCGGTGTGGCAGCAGCGTTGAGTCAACGACAAATTCGTGCAAGGTACAATCCTGCAGCATGTCTTGGTATAACCGCGTGTTACGATAGTCCTGTACCGGCGTACGACCGGATTTTGTGTCCCATGCCTGTGGAAAGCTGTAGCAGATGTTGAGGCAGATGTATGCATCAATTGCGCGTTCCAATATCTTGGCCCACCCTCCATCGCTAGTTTGCTGAAATAGAGGAGGAAAATCTTAATGTTAGCCATTTGCCGCATTTAGTGAATATCATTATCCCAGACTGACAATCCTCCAACACCCATAGCTTGTAAAGGTAGAAAAGAGAGGGTAACCAAGACTTTCCGTCACCAAGTGAAGTCATATGCACAGACTACCTACCTCAAATATATCAGTAGCTGTCGCCCAGCTTAGTAAATTATTGTCTGGGATAGCACACGCCCGCAAAATGGGCGCCATCTCCCCGCGTAATATTAATACCTTGGCTAATTCCATATTAAAGTAGGCCCAAAAGGCAGGAGTGTCATTATCCAGCCAGTCGAGATACTCAAATGTCTGCGTAAATGCCGACGCTGTTCTTTGTGCTAATGGCATAAGGTTGGCTAGGCAAACAGTACTGGCGTTCAGATCGTGGCGTGCGGCTTGGGATTCACACGGCTCCAGATGGTAGTTGTCGAGGTGCTTACCGTGACCGACACGCTTTGTTTGCAGGCGATGGCGTATACGTGAAATTGTAGAACCAATTTTCCGGATGATTTCGTCACTGAGAAGCAGGTCGTCGGGCTCTGGCTCAGGCTCACCATAACTCTCGGTATACTTCTTGCGCTCAGATCTCGTGTGTTCGGCAACGTTTCTGGCAAATGCTTCGGCAAAGTACGCCAGCTCCTTTGCCTGGCGAGACTTGCCGCGCAGATAAAAGTTGGCTGGTTGCTCCCGTGGGAGATCTGGCGCAATAATAAGCTTGAGATTTGATGCTAGCACGTTCCATGGTATAGCATGCGCCTGATGCGCCATGCCGTTGAGTGTTGAGTGTTTAACTTTGAAATTGCAGGCCTAATGTATGTGTTGCAGTCAGTGAATCCGTGTTCTGATGACATAAGAATCGGTCAAGGCCCTCAGTGCTTGGATGCGCGGAACACTCCAGatgttttcaatgttcccccATTTACTCGCCAGGATAGGTGGCAGGTACATGCAGGGACGCTAttacagtggggggtcagaagtatttgcACAAGGAAAGGTATTGCATATCGCGTTGCGTGCTtaggcatattgagctgtgttagtgtatacttggatatgtccaaacgcctttgaccacagactgtaaaCATTGAAATCAGAAAACCAAATTGAATCCTGCAGAGTAATGTTTAGGCACTAGTTGGTTTAAATCCCGTGCCAACATATTCCAGTCACATTCCTGGTTCTCAAACTGGCAATCAATTTGAAGCCCCACCTCGAAACTACCCTGGACTCATGAAGCCGCTCTGATTTTTTCACCTTCCAACATTCGACTGTTCGGTCCATACCGCCAAAGGACTCGTCACATCAAGACTTGTGAATCACAATAGCAAGCCAATTTGCGTATTCCAAGACGGAATTATCTTATTGGTACTGGGATTGCATACGACACCAACAACTGGCCTGGCTGCAGCAGATAAACTGGCCCCCTTCCTATGGCTTCATAGCCGCAAATGCTGATGGAGAGTTTGGCTACAATGGCTTGAGGGCTCCCGCTGCATCGATTTATCATGGAACGTCAGTGGATAATGGACGGGCTGTCCCTTTCGGCCAGCATGGCCTGGCAAACTATATTGATTGCTTCGTTCGGCTTCATTGTCAGCGCGTTACTAGTAGCTATTTACCGCATCACTTTTCATCCTCTCGCCGGCGTTCCAGGCCCAAAATTGGCTGCCATTTCGAGCATATGGTACGCTCGACACATAGTAAGAGGGAAAATGGCTCAATTATCCCCGGAGTTACACAAGAAGTATGGTGACACCGTTCGTATCGGCCCCAATGAATTGTGGTTTAACACGACGGAAGCATTTGATAAGATCTACAGTATGTTACATAGTATCATATAAGTGCTGTGCACACAAACTGAGGTATTATTGCACACAGGCACCGGTAAAGGCTTCGAGAAATCCGACTTCTACTGTAAGTGTGCTTGCCTGTCGTGTCGCAGTCTGATATTGACTTCTAATCACAGTGGCAACGGCGTTGACCAGGCCGAGCATTGATTGGCGATTCAACGCAAATTTTGAGGATACTCTAGATCTCCTGTCCGAGAGAGAGATGAAGCGATATCGTTTGCAGAGACGCTTGATTGGTCGCGTATACAGCGTCGCAAATGTCGCGAAGTACGAAGACGCTATTGCGGCAACACTTGACAACGTGGTCAAGCGACTAACCGAGCTCGAGGGCCAAGAGCTTGATCTAAAAGAATGGATGCACATCATCACAGTCGAGTGTCTTGGAGCCGCCGTGCTATCATGGTCACCCGGTTTGCTTCGCGATGGTACGGATTGGGGGACACTATCACACAGCTTTCAAGGCTGGCGAAGAAAGTGCTTGTTTGGCGTGTTTCcaacgatgaagaagctggaacAGTTGTCACCAAACTTGGGCAAAGCATTTGCGTCCCTCTGGGGCGTAGCATACCGGACTCCAGCCAATTTCAAGTCCTTCTTCCCTGTGAGTGTGAAGTCTTATGTGAACATCGATTGCAAAATATGAGGAAGGCTAACAAGCTGATTGTTAGGCCGTTCTCCGGAATGTAGTTCGTCGACTGACAGCCTCTTTGAGGCCAAATCCGCCCAAGGACAAAAGAGTGGACTTGTTAAACGACCTAGTCCAGCTTCATAAGGACAAACCCGAGTTCAGCCAGCTTTACCTTCGGAAAATGGCCGTGACCAACTTCGGAGCAGGCCACGAAACCATGGCATCGACCCTTACAGCATCCGTGGCAATGATTGCCTCTCACATGGATGTTCAAAAACAAATTGCCTTGGAACTACGCACAGCTGAAGGAAAAGGCGCATTCGTATATGCCACGAGTAACCGATTCCCATACACAAAAGCTGCGATTCGCGAAGCCATGCGCCTGTACCCCGTGGTGCCTATGGCGCTTCCCCGCAACACACCACCTACAGGGCTGCATGTTCATGGATTGAGTGTGCCTCCAAATACCACCGTTGGCTGTAGTGCCGCAGCGTTGCACCGCAAGGAGGATATATTTGGCGCCGAACCTGAAGTATATAATCCCGAACGATGGATCTGCGCCGATATGGGTGTGGAGAACGCAGCAACAACGCTCCGCATGATGGAAAAGTATAGCTTAAACTGGGGAGGCGGTTCTCGAAGCTGTCCTGGGCGAAACTTGGcggagctggtggtgttcaAGGTGATTGCCACCCTCTTTGACAGGTTTGAGGTGGAGGTGGCAATCCCCCCAGATGCAGACAAGGAGGCTTACTTTCTTTTCGTCCTGTCGGGAGTCAAAGTGAAATTTAGTCCCAGAAAGGAGTAACCCATGCCATGGCTAAGACGGGAACGGTAGCCGACGGTTTGGAAAGCGGGATGTAATGGCATCAATGCGTTTCTTGCGTTTCTTGGGGCAGACCTGCATTTCTGGGCAGTGGCGTTGGCGCTGTGTCACGACGTCAAGGGTATTTGAGGCTTGGCATTCATATTTGATTATTATTTGATGCAAGAAGGCGTCAACTTTTGGCATTTAGACGTTTGAA
The genomic region above belongs to Pochonia chlamydosporia 170 chromosome 2, whole genome shotgun sequence and contains:
- a CDS encoding cytochrome P450 family protein (similar to Metarhizium acridum CQMa 102 XP_007813705.1), which encodes MAQLSPELHKKYGDTVRIGPNELWFNTTEAFDKIYSTGKGFEKSDFYLATALTRPSIDWRFNANFEDTLDLLSEREMKRYRLQRRLIGRVYSVANVAKYEDAIAATLDNVVKRLTELEGQELDLKEWMHIITVECLGAAVLSWSPGLLRDGTDWGTLSHSFQGWRRKCLFGVFPTMKKLEQLSPNLGKAFASLWGVAYRTPANFKSFFPAVLRNVVRRLTASLRPNPPKDKRVDLLNDLVQLHKDKPEFSQLYLRKMAVTNFGAGHETMASTLTASVAMIASHMDVQKQIALELRTAEGKGAFVYATSNRFPYTKAAIREAMRLYPVVPMALPRNTPPTGLHVHGLSVPPNTTVGCSAAALHRKEDIFGAEPEVYNPERWICADMGVENAATTLRMMEKYSLNWGGGSRSCPGRNLAELVVFKVIATLFDRFEVEVAIPPDADKEAYFLFVLSGVKVKFSPRKE